The proteins below are encoded in one region of Helianthus annuus cultivar XRQ/B chromosome 2, HanXRQr2.0-SUNRISE, whole genome shotgun sequence:
- the LOC110931166 gene encoding uncharacterized protein LOC110931166 — protein sequence MPPRRRNTNANRLPTTQEELNERISQAIAQYEANRTEQSGGTGGTTGGNPPTGCTYKQFLDCKPLNFDGTGGAVSFVRWTEKTDSVIRMSKCPAEQRVTYVTGLFIDGALSWWNLQVQTKGETAAYGLTWEELKELMRKKYCSRSEIQKLETEFWNLKMIGPDIAGYTQRFHDLSRVVPYLVEPEFKRIERYIWGLAPQILSMVTTSKPKEIGEAIDLAVALTEEALRQGKFDEPGSNKKETAGEASGSNKRKFSHFKKGSRGKNNNDKGQNSKEVKETKAYVTTTTNNPGKKSYTGTAPKCNKCPFHHYGECRGPKCSKCGRFGHRTEVCRGTNTRDQGCFNCGDKGHFKKDCPKEIQARGRVFVIGAKEARQDPNVVTGTFPINDHFASILFDTGADYSFISKEFRDILGVESSKLNIPYSIELANGELVETGEIIKKCTLELGERKFDIDLLPVPLGSFDVVIGMDWLSDNRAEVICHEKIIRIPLPDGEHLLVHGEKQDTPLRIISCMKAQKCLRKGCIAFLAHVVDKKAEERKVKDIPVVRDYPEVFPEDLPGLPPHRQVEFHIDLVPGAAPVAKAPYRLAPSEMQELSTQLQEKSPTVDTVIIPADEIHVDDTLQFTEEPVEVMDQKVHKTRRSNIELIKVRWNSRHGPEYTWEREDQIKAKYPHLFKKTPAKGGST from the exons ATGCCGCCTCGCCGTAGAAACACAAACGCGAACCGACTGCCGACAACACAAGAGGAATTGAACGAGCGCATTTCCCAAGCAATTGCTCAATACGAAGCTAACCGCACTGAACAAAGCGGTGGAACGGGAGGTACTACTGGAGGCAACCCTCCAACTG GTTGCACTTATAAGCAGTTCTTAGACTGCAAACCTCTAAATTTTGATGGTACGGGAGGTGCGGTTTCCTTCGTACGCTGGACTGAGAAGACCGACTCAGTTATTCGAATGAGCAAGTGCCCTGCGGAACAGAGGGTTACTTATGTCACCGGACTATTCATCGATGGGGCACTATCATGGTGGAACCTCCAGGTACAAACAAAAGGCGAAACCGCTGCGTACGGCCTGACTTGGGAGGAACTAAAAGAATTGATGAGGAAAAAGTATTGCTCAAGGTCAGAAATCCAGAAGCTAGAAACGGAATTCTGGAACTTAAAAATGATTGGTCCAGATATTGCGGGTTACACGCAGCGATTCCATGATTTATCTCGTGTGGTTCCATACTTAGTGGAACCCGAATTCAAGAGGATCGAGAGGTACATTTGGGGACTTGCCCCTCAAATTCTAAGTATGGTCACCACTTCTAAGCCCAAGGAGATTGGGGAAGCAATCGATTTGGCTGTAGCACTTACCGAGGAAGCACTGCGTCAAGGAAAGTTTGATGAGCCTGGGTCGAACAAAAAGGAAACTGCTGGGGAAGCTTCGGGCTCCAATAAAAGGAAGTTTTCCCATTTTAAGAAAGGTTCTCGGGGAAAGAACAATAACGATAAGGGGCAAAACTCGAAAGAAGTCAAAGAGACGAAGGCATATGTGACCACTACCACCAACAACCCCGGCAAGAAGTCTTACACTGGAACTGCACCAAAGTGTAATAAATGCCCCTTCCACCACTACGGGGAGTGTCGTGGCCCCAAGTGTAGCAAATGTGGTAGGTTTGGGCATCGCACCGAAGTGTGTCGGGGTACGAATACCAGGGACCAAggttgtttcaattgtggtgacaagggacacttcaagaaggattgcccgaaAGAGATTCAAGCTCGGGGAAGAGTATTTGTGATAGGAGCTAAGGAGGCTCGCCAGGACCCgaatgtggtcaccggtacgttccCTATCAATGATCACTTCGCATCTATCCTTTTCGATACAGGAGCAGATTATAGTTTTATTTCTAAGGAATTTAGAGATATACTTGGGGTAGAATCGAGCAAATTAAATATTCCATATTCGATTGAATTAGCTAATGGTGAATTAGTAGAAACAGGGGAAATCATAAAGAAATGTACCTTAGAGCTGGGTGAACGAAAGTTCGACATAGATCTCTTACCAGTTCCGTTAGGTAGTTTTGATgtcgttatcggtatggattggctatccgaTAATCGAGCCGAAGTCATATGTCATGAGAAGATCATACGCATCCCCCTGCCCGATGGAGAACATTTGCTAGTACACGGGGAGAAACAAGACACGCCGCtacgaatcatcagttgcatgaaagCTCAAAAATGCTTGAGGAAAGGATGCATTGCCTTTCTTGCTCATGTCGTTGACAAGAAGGCCGAGGAGCGTAAGGTGAAAGacatccctgtggtaagggaCTATCccgaagtcttcccagaagacttgccgGGACTGCCACCACACCGACAAGTGGAATTTCATATCGATCTGGTGCCAGGAGCAGCACCGGTGGCAAAAGCTCCATATAGGCTCGCGCCCtcggagatgcaggaattatctaCTCAGCTTCAGGA GAAAAGTCCGACCGTTGatacagttatcattccagcggATGAAATTCATGTAGACGACACGCTCCAGTTTACCGAAGAACCCGTAGAGGTTATGGACCAGAAGGTCCACAAGACAAGGAGAAGTAATATCGAACTAATCAAGGTCCGCTGGAATTCAcgtcacggacccgagtacacatgggaacgtgaagatcagattaaGGCAAAGTATCCCCATCTGTTTAAGAAGACCCCTGCAAAGGGTGGCtcaacttga